From Candidatus Amoebophilus asiaticus 5a2, the proteins below share one genomic window:
- a CDS encoding patatin-like phospholipase family protein — MKFEEAEEYRKPIEDKLRKRPKEIHEENEGKEASTSYTSASKSQTQKGPYRYILSLSGGGIRGVLEAYALSHIEKTLAAKILDYFTDPDAPAPTVRLGECFDLIVGTSTGGIISLAMRVLDPSTNRPLYDMETILEIYKDNGNKIFSATNVLKKKIRQALYHIYNPKAFESVLTDYFKEATLKDVMSPVLITAYDANKNKPYFLKSPEAKDDSSKNFYLKDVARATSAATTYFPPANIKSMDGTKYCFVDGGQASVNDPTFEAYKYAKDSLYKKSHFHIIFLGTGIVSQRKSLASAAQWGGLLMGAPAVINMLLASSGEAAEDNVRSMICERNNDTFTRLNFEIDHQALDEMDNATPENLDKLLNYAAKTIEEEKDGSLKIILDRLEEYYAQREYYVFHKLVKEVRNQLQNGNQKVNLSNAYLQKLAMPYVCERAIWEISHALSTLPLSMLTYLDLSGNKLIAKDRSLIYLKNLHSLTYLLLNDTDLTIDGLERLKEANLSLDILQARNNPALEQFIIGDNKVANMSTFFVFFDWSDEIWKSISRRAIAKAIKY, encoded by the coding sequence ATGAAGTTTGAAGAAGCAGAAGAGTATAGGAAACCTATAGAAGATAAGCTAAGAAAAAGACCAAAAGAAATACATGAAGAGAATGAAGGGAAAGAAGCTAGTACATCATATACAAGCGCTAGCAAATCTCAAACACAAAAAGGTCCATATCGTTATATTTTAAGTTTAAGTGGAGGGGGTATTAGAGGTGTATTAGAAGCTTATGCTTTAAGCCACATAGAAAAAACACTAGCAGCAAAAATTTTAGACTATTTCACAGACCCTGATGCGCCAGCTCCTACTGTACGGTTGGGTGAGTGTTTCGATTTAATTGTGGGTACCTCGACAGGAGGCATTATTTCTTTAGCCATGCGTGTTTTAGATCCTAGTACAAATCGGCCCCTTTATGATATGGAAACAATATTAGAAATATATAAAGATAACGGAAATAAAATATTTTCTGCTACTAATGTACTCAAGAAGAAAATTCGACAAGCTCTATATCATATATATAACCCCAAGGCTTTCGAATCCGTCTTAACAGATTATTTTAAAGAGGCCACCTTAAAAGATGTAATGAGTCCTGTTCTTATTACCGCTTATGATGCTAATAAAAACAAACCTTACTTTCTTAAGAGCCCTGAAGCAAAAGATGATAGTAGCAAGAACTTTTATTTAAAAGATGTAGCTAGGGCTACTTCAGCAGCCACCACTTATTTCCCACCTGCAAATATTAAGTCTATGGATGGAACAAAGTATTGTTTTGTTGATGGTGGGCAGGCTTCTGTTAACGACCCTACTTTTGAAGCATACAAATATGCTAAAGATTCTTTATACAAAAAATCACATTTTCACATTATTTTTTTAGGAACTGGTATTGTGTCACAAAGGAAAAGTTTGGCCTCTGCTGCACAATGGGGTGGATTGTTGATGGGGGCACCGGCTGTTATAAATATGCTTTTAGCTAGCAGTGGAGAAGCAGCTGAGGACAATGTTAGAAGTATGATTTGTGAGAGAAATAATGATACTTTTACTCGCTTAAACTTTGAAATAGATCATCAGGCTCTGGATGAAATGGATAATGCTACACCTGAAAATTTAGATAAATTATTAAATTATGCAGCAAAAACAATTGAAGAAGAAAAGGATGGAAGCTTGAAAATTATATTAGATAGGTTAGAAGAGTATTATGCCCAGCGAGAATATTATGTTTTCCATAAACTTGTCAAAGAAGTCCGTAATCAACTACAAAATGGTAATCAAAAGGTTAATCTATCAAATGCTTACTTACAAAAGCTCGCTATGCCATATGTATGTGAGCGAGCAATATGGGAAATTAGCCATGCTTTAAGTACGCTTCCTTTATCAATGTTAACCTATTTAGATTTGAGTGGTAACAAATTGATAGCTAAAGATCGTAGCTTAATATATTTAAAAAACCTCCACAGCCTTACTTATTTACTCCTTAATGATACTGATTTAACGATTGATGGTTTGGAAAGGTTAAAAGAAGCCAACTTGTCTTTAGATATACTACAAGCACGCAACAATCCAGCATTAGAACAATTTATAATAGGAGACAACAAAGTAGCCAACATGTCTACTTTTTTTGTTTTTTTTGATTGGAGCGATGAGATTTGGAAAAGTATCAGTAGGCGTGCGATTGCGAAGGCTATTAAGTACTAG
- a CDS encoding IS5-like element ISCaa6 family transposase, giving the protein MHLTYTRISKYPYNFRRITGLRLETFDKLVQKVRPVFEKLEASKLRHGRRSHLPTLEDKLLCVLVYYRTYISHVFLGYLFNLHNANICRLLRKMEPLLAKKISIKKDRTLTPDKVLRILADVSEQPTQRPSKKQKKSYSGKKKRHTIKTEIVIREDGRILSVSKSHKGRVHDFKIRKGEKPLPKESLKLADSGYQGWQKLQSNVMIPYKKSRKRPLTKEQKDHNRKLASIRMKVEHKIREIKVFKIMAEVYRNFQKKYNLRFNIISGLINFKYAF; this is encoded by the coding sequence ATGCATTTAACCTACACCAGAATAAGCAAGTACCCATACAATTTTAGAAGAATAACTGGATTGAGGCTAGAAACATTTGATAAATTAGTTCAAAAAGTAAGGCCTGTCTTTGAAAAGTTAGAAGCGAGCAAGCTGCGCCATGGACGTCGGAGCCATTTACCTACCTTAGAGGATAAACTGCTCTGTGTTTTGGTATATTACCGCACCTATATTAGCCATGTATTTCTAGGCTACTTATTTAACTTACACAACGCTAACATATGCCGCTTGCTAAGAAAAATGGAGCCCTTACTAGCTAAGAAAATTAGCATTAAAAAAGATAGGACTTTAACCCCAGACAAGGTATTGCGCATATTAGCAGATGTAAGTGAACAGCCTACGCAAAGACCTAGTAAAAAGCAAAAGAAATCTTATTCAGGCAAGAAAAAGAGACATACCATAAAAACAGAGATAGTCATCAGAGAAGATGGGAGAATACTGTCTGTCTCCAAATCACATAAAGGAAGAGTGCATGACTTTAAAATCCGTAAAGGAGAAAAACCCTTACCTAAAGAAAGCTTAAAGCTGGCAGATAGTGGTTATCAAGGCTGGCAAAAGCTACAGAGCAATGTAATGATACCCTACAAAAAGAGCCGTAAGCGGCCATTAACCAAAGAGCAAAAAGACCATAACAGAAAGCTAGCCTCCATACGCATGAAGGTAGAGCATAAGATAAGAGAGATCAAGGTATTTAAAATTATGGCAGAGGTATACAGGAATTTTCAGAAAAAATATAACCTTCGCTTTAACATTATATCCGGGCTTATAAACTTCAAGTACGCTTTTTAA
- a CDS encoding SEL1-like repeat protein — MSKLAGYYKNQGQESRATIMDSMSKDKEVTGSAEWHLGKLYENGWGITKDCKKAIAWYQSASYQNHTEAQCRLGRIYENGIINGMITEKDEQEARDWYEKAAERGSSVARNALCSMYEKAVRVRQEDMEAQYNLGVMYYKCWGVDKNYQEAKEWYEKAAEQGYAKAQHTLAAMYINGEGVEKDHVKAFKWCQKAAKQGYARAQHNLAAMYINGEGVEKDHAKAFKWCQKAAKQGYAKAQDNLAAMYINGEGVEKDHAKAFKWCQKAAEQGNVSAQYNRAAAKQKINKTIGFLRDKFTIYKKSTCLFYTLNAYFYFLCSLNCEKYSSVFL, encoded by the coding sequence ATGTCCAAGTTAGCAGGCTATTATAAAAATCAAGGACAAGAATCTCGAGCAACTATAATGGATAGTATGTCAAAAGATAAAGAAGTTACTGGATCTGCCGAGTGGCACTTAGGTAAGCTGTATGAAAATGGTTGGGGGATAACTAAAGATTGTAAAAAAGCTATAGCATGGTATCAAAGCGCGAGTTATCAAAATCATACGGAAGCACAATGTAGGCTTGGTAGGATTTATGAGAATGGTATAATAAATGGTATGATAACAGAGAAAGATGAACAAGAAGCGAGAGACTGGTATGAAAAAGCTGCTGAAAGGGGAAGTTCAGTAGCAAGGAATGCATTATGTTCTATGTATGAAAAGGCTGTAAGAGTAAGACAAGAAGATATGGAAGCACAATATAACCTAGGAGTAATGTATTACAAGTGCTGGGGAGTAGATAAAAATTATCAAGAAGCTAAAGAATGGTATGAAAAAGCTGCGGAGCAAGGATACGCGAAAGCACAACATACTTTAGCAGCAATGTATATAAATGGAGAAGGAGTAGAAAAGGACCATGTTAAAGCATTTAAATGGTGTCAAAAAGCTGCGAAGCAAGGATACGCAAGAGCACAACATAATTTAGCAGCAATGTATATAAATGGAGAAGGAGTAGAAAAGGACCATGCTAAAGCATTTAAATGGTGTCAAAAAGCTGCGAAGCAAGGATACGCAAAAGCACAAGATAATTTAGCAGCAATGTATATAAATGGAGAAGGAGTAGAAAAGGACCATGCTAAAGCATTTAAATGGTGTCAAAAAGCTGCGGAGCAGGGTAATGTAAGTGCACAATACAATAGAGCCGCTGCGAAACAGAAAATTAATAAAACTATTGGATTTTTGAGAGATAAATTTACTATCTACAAAAAATCAACCTGCCTTTTTTATACTTTAAATGCCTATTTTTATTTTTTGTGTTCTCTAAATTGTGAAAAATACTCCTCTGTTTTTTTATAA
- a CDS encoding F-box/LRR-repeat protein, whose protein sequence is MKRTYTISQQYIANVLLISLCLQSCDGNSPTPIQEKKIVFMQAEGNVSLINIEPLVGEEVIAHGGHAVTLYVKDGRTKADVVLNTAQGFSKSYAGLNVYIEQGTNVSIFPQLDKKLQERRVHLQLAKGSQPAKVVIYKGVGLAGGMMQGEGEVEEESQGRRKRARIEIGEEQEENLIEQKQGISPFDIFPSEVWQYIFSYLKFKDILLARAVNKDWNGLITGFREAGVVGLENKPSYIINALGWSKDEEIDFASNKLSTINFETMPSFAFYSLMGKVKNLPQELRPYLQGTNVHTVDLNENQISDQGAEEFGKHLQGTNVHMVNLSNNQIGAQGAEGFAKHLKRTKVHAVNLSFNNIGNQGAEEFGKHLKETRVHTVNLSGNEIGNQGAEEFGKHLQETQVHTVDLSGNEIDDQGAEGFTKHLQGTQVQAVNLSFNNISDQGAEGFAKHLKETKVHTVNLSYNQISDQGAEGFAKHLQETQVHTVDLSGNQIGDQGIEEFGKHLQGTNVHTLVLSENQIDDQGAEEFGKHLKETRVHTVDLSKNYIGDQGAEGFAKYLKETQVHTVNLSGNQIGAEGAVGLAKNLQGTQVHTVNLSGNVIGAQGAEGLAKHLQGTKVHTLHLAGNRIGAQCAEALAKHLQGTKVHTLHLSMNQIGAQGAEGFAKHLQGTQVHTVDLSYNQIGDQGAEALAKHLQGTQMHTVILAGNHIGAQGAEEFAKHLQGTQVYTVNLSENHIDGQGAEGFAKHLKGTNVHTVNLSFNSIGADIQKLLKDKYAHIKWEF, encoded by the coding sequence ATGAAAAGGACTTATACAATATCGCAGCAATACATAGCTAATGTTTTACTGATAAGCTTATGCTTACAGAGTTGTGATGGGAATTCACCTACTCCTATCCAAGAAAAGAAGATAGTCTTTATGCAGGCAGAGGGAAATGTTTCTCTCATAAATATAGAGCCTTTAGTCGGAGAAGAAGTGATAGCCCATGGAGGTCATGCTGTTACCCTTTATGTGAAAGATGGTAGGACAAAAGCAGATGTTGTGCTGAATACTGCTCAAGGATTTAGTAAAAGCTATGCAGGATTAAACGTATACATTGAACAGGGTACCAACGTTTCTATTTTTCCTCAATTAGATAAAAAGTTACAAGAGCGTCGTGTTCATCTGCAATTAGCCAAAGGTAGCCAGCCAGCAAAAGTAGTCATTTATAAAGGAGTAGGGCTAGCAGGAGGGATGATGCAAGGAGAAGGGGAAGTTGAGGAAGAATCGCAAGGGAGGAGAAAAAGAGCAAGGATTGAAATAGGAGAAGAACAGGAAGAAAATTTGATTGAGCAAAAACAAGGAATAAGTCCTTTTGATATATTTCCCTCAGAAGTATGGCAATATATTTTTTCTTATTTAAAGTTTAAAGATATTTTACTAGCAAGAGCAGTTAATAAAGATTGGAATGGACTGATCACAGGCTTTAGAGAGGCAGGTGTAGTAGGATTGGAGAATAAGCCTTCTTATATTATTAATGCACTTGGTTGGAGCAAAGACGAGGAAATAGATTTTGCCAGTAATAAGTTAAGTACAATAAACTTCGAGACAATGCCTAGTTTTGCTTTTTATAGCTTAATGGGGAAAGTTAAGAATTTACCCCAAGAGCTTAGGCCTTATTTACAAGGGACAAATGTACATACGGTTGATTTAAATGAGAATCAAATAAGTGATCAAGGTGCAGAGGAATTCGGTAAGCATTTACAAGGAACAAACGTGCACATGGTTAATTTAAGTAATAACCAAATAGGTGCTCAAGGAGCAGAAGGGTTTGCCAAGCATCTAAAAAGAACAAAGGTACATGCAGTTAATTTAAGCTTTAACAATATAGGCAATCAAGGAGCAGAAGAATTCGGTAAGCATTTAAAGGAGACAAGGGTTCATACAGTTAATTTAAGTGGGAATGAAATAGGCAATCAAGGAGCAGAAGAATTCGGTAAGCATTTACAGGAAACACAGGTGCATACGGTTGATTTAAGTGGGAATGAAATAGACGATCAAGGAGCAGAAGGATTTACTAAGCATTTACAGGGAACACAGGTGCAAGCGGTTAATTTAAGCTTTAATAATATAAGCGATCAAGGAGCAGAAGGATTTGCCAAGCATTTAAAGGAAACAAAGGTACATACAGTTAATTTAAGCTACAATCAAATAAGCGATCAAGGAGCAGAAGGATTTGCTAAGCATTTACAGGAAACACAAGTGCATACGGTTGATTTAAGCGGGAATCAAATAGGCGATCAAGGTATAGAAGAATTCGGTAAGCATTTACAAGGGACAAATGTACATACACTTGTTTTAAGTGAGAATCAAATAGACGATCAAGGCGCAGAAGAATTCGGTAAGCATTTAAAGGAGACAAGGGTTCATACGGTTGATTTAAGTAAGAATTACATAGGCGATCAAGGCGCAGAAGGATTTGCTAAGTATTTAAAGGAAACACAAGTGCATACGGTTAATTTAAGCGGGAATCAAATAGGTGCAGAAGGAGCCGTAGGATTAGCTAAGAATTTACAGGGAACACAGGTGCATACGGTTAATTTAAGCGGGAATGTAATAGGTGCTCAAGGCGCAGAAGGACTTGCTAAGCATTTACAAGGAACAAAGGTGCATACGCTTCATTTAGCTGGAAATCGAATAGGCGCTCAATGCGCAGAAGCATTGGCTAAGCATTTACAGGGAACAAAGGTGCATACGCTTCATTTAAGTATGAATCAAATAGGCGCTCAAGGAGCAGAAGGATTTGCTAAACATTTACAGGGAACACAGGTGCATACGGTTGATTTAAGCTATAATCAAATAGGCGATCAAGGCGCAGAAGCATTGGCTAAGCATTTACAGGGAACACAGATGCATACGGTTATTTTAGCTGGGAATCATATAGGTGCCCAAGGAGCAGAAGAATTCGCTAAGCATTTACAGGGAACACAGGTGTATACGGTTAATTTAAGTGAGAACCATATAGACGGTCAAGGAGCAGAAGGATTTGCTAAGCATTTAAAGGGAACAAACGTACATACGGTTAATTTAAGCTTTAATAGTATAGGCGCTGATATACAAAAATTATTAAAAGATAAGTATGCTCATATTAAGTGGGAATTTTAA
- a CDS encoding IS5-like element ISCaa3 family transposase (programmed frameshift): MENSHLKTLKPEEFRRLTGVKAETFAKMLAIIQKAIQTKKAKVGRPNKLSCEQMFLMTLEYLREYRTYFHISKSYGISESNCYYTIRFIEEALIKSGQFTLPGRKALLKSDMEYAVILIDATESPIERPKKKQRYYYSGKKKRHTLKTQLVVDKQTRAIICSSFSNGKRHDFRLFKESKVHISQHSQAIVDTGYQGLKRLHDKSLMPKKRSKKHSLTKADKRSNQQLASQRVLSEHIIGMLKRFKILAERYRNRRKRFGLRFNLIAGIYNYELLC, encoded by the exons ATGGAAAACAGTCATCTAAAAACCTTAAAGCCAGAAGAATTCCGTCGCTTAACAGGCGTAAAGGCTGAGACCTTTGCCAAAATGTTAGCTATCATACAGAAAGCCATTCAAACAAAGAAAGCTAAAGTAGGGCGGCCTAATAAACTGAGTTGTGAACAAATGTTTTTAATGACTTTAGAATATTTAAGAGAATACCGCACATACTTCCATATTTCAAAAAGTTATGGAATAAGTGAGAGTAATTGCTATTATACCATCCGTTTTATTGAAGAGGCGTTAATTAAAAGTGGTCAATTCACTTTACCAGGCCGTAAAGCATTGTTAAAAAGCGATATGGAATATGCAGTAATCTTAATAGATGCTACAGAGAGCCCCATTGAGCGGCCTA AAAAAAAGCAGCGATATTACTACTCAGGTAAAAAGAAACGACATACACTAAAGACGCAACTGGTTGTCGATAAGCAAACGCGAGCCATAATATGTAGTAGTTTTTCAAATGGAAAGCGGCATGACTTTCGCTTGTTTAAGGAATCTAAGGTACATATAAGCCAGCATAGTCAAGCCATAGTAGATACAGGCTATCAAGGGTTAAAGAGGCTACATGACAAATCGCTTATGCCTAAAAAACGCAGTAAAAAGCATTCTTTGACCAAAGCCGATAAGAGGAGTAATCAGCAATTAGCCAGCCAAAGGGTGCTTAGCGAGCATATAATTGGTATGCTCAAGCGGTTTAAAATTTTAGCGGAGCGTTACAGAAATAGGAGAAAAAGATTTGGGCTACGCTTTAATCTTATTGCTGGAATTTATAACTATGAACTTTTATGTTAA
- a CDS encoding IS5-like element ISCaa2 family transposase (programmed frameshift), whose translation MKYEQTKELEEEKFRRLTGIKRPTFDKMIAILNQANIQKRTRGGRKHKLCMEDQLLMALEYLREYRTYFHIAQSYGISESSAYKGIKWIENTLIKHPAFALPGRKALRKSECGYEVILIDATESPIERPKKKQRHFYSGKRKRHTLKSQLIVDKQSKIVICTSFTNGKRHDFRLFKESKVRINQQIEVIADTGYQGLNKLHAKTKLPKKRTRKHPLTKQERRSNALLASQRVLNENVIAMLKRFKILSDRYRNRRKRFGLRFNLIAAIHNYELSI comes from the exons ATGAAATATGAGCAAACAAAGGAGTTAGAAGAAGAGAAATTCCGTCGTTTAACAGGTATTAAACGTCCTACATTTGACAAAATGATAGCTATACTTAACCAAGCTAACATACAGAAAAGGACCCGCGGTGGGCGTAAGCATAAACTTTGTATGGAAGACCAGTTGTTAATGGCTTTAGAATATCTAAGGGAATACCGCACTTATTTTCATATAGCACAAAGTTATGGCATTAGTGAGAGTAGTGCATACAAGGGAATAAAGTGGATAGAAAACACTTTAATCAAGCATCCAGCCTTTGCTCTGCCTGGTAGGAAAGCCCTACGCAAAAGTGAGTGTGGGTATGAGGTTATACTAATAGATGCTACAGAAAGCCCTATTGAGCGACCTA AAAAAAAGCAAAGACACTTTTACTCTGGAAAAAGAAAAAGGCATACACTCAAAAGTCAACTTATTGTCGACAAGCAAAGCAAAATAGTAATATGCACCAGTTTTACAAATGGAAAACGGCATGACTTTCGCTTGTTCAAAGAGTCTAAAGTTCGCATTAATCAACAAATAGAAGTAATAGCAGATACAGGCTATCAGGGTTTAAACAAACTACATGCGAAAACAAAACTTCCTAAAAAGCGAACTCGCAAGCACCCTTTAACTAAACAGGAGAGAAGAAGCAATGCCCTATTAGCCAGCCAAAGGGTACTTAATGAAAATGTTATCGCCATGCTTAAACGCTTTAAAATCCTTTCTGATAGATATCGTAATAGAAGAAAACGCTTTGGCCTTAGGTTTAATTTAATAGCCGCAATCCATAATTATGAACTCTCAATTTAA